One genomic segment of Patescibacteria group bacterium includes these proteins:
- a CDS encoding DMT family transporter, translating into MGILSGLLSMFGWGTSDFLAAKSSRKVGYLITYFWTQLFAFSIAFVYLLIKLPTLNINNVFQFLVFILPAGFLYMVGTLFFYKGFTKGQVSLVSPIGASWAMITVILSFVFLKEVLKTNQIAAIILMIIGVVLVSINLKELLKVRKLALLGGIKEGLIAMLAWGFSLFLIVIPSKTFGWFLPVFGLKLFGIMFIVIYAMLIKQSLKVKLQLSLLALFFLVGFSDMVAFFGYSFGVEGEYASIIAPVAASFPLVTIILARIFLKERIVLNQAFGIVGIIAGLILISL; encoded by the coding sequence ATGGGTATTTTATCAGGATTATTAAGTATGTTTGGTTGGGGGACGTCAGATTTTTTAGCTGCTAAGTCCTCGCGAAAAGTTGGCTATCTCATAACTTACTTTTGGACACAACTTTTTGCTTTCTCTATTGCTTTTGTTTACCTTTTAATAAAACTCCCAACACTTAATATAAATAATGTATTTCAGTTCCTCGTTTTTATTTTGCCTGCTGGATTTTTGTATATGGTGGGTACCTTATTTTTTTACAAGGGGTTTACAAAAGGACAGGTTTCGCTTGTTAGTCCGATAGGAGCTTCGTGGGCGATGATTACTGTCATTTTAAGTTTTGTATTTTTAAAAGAAGTTTTAAAAACGAACCAAATAGCAGCTATTATTTTAATGATCATTGGTGTTGTGTTAGTTTCCATAAACTTAAAAGAATTGCTGAAAGTAAGAAAACTTGCTCTTCTTGGTGGGATAAAGGAAGGACTTATTGCTATGTTGGCTTGGGGATTTTCCTTATTCTTAATAGTTATTCCCAGTAAGACCTTTGGCTGGTTTCTTCCGGTATTCGGGTTAAAGTTATTTGGAATAATGTTCATAGTCATTTATGCAATGCTTATCAAGCAATCTCTTAAGGTAAAGCTTCAGTTGTCTCTTCTTGCTTTATTCTTCTTAGTTGGTTTTTCAGATATGGTAGCTTTCTTTGGCTACAGTTTTGGAGTAGAAGGGGAATATGCTTCAATCATTGCTCCTGTTGCTGCTTCCTTCCCATTAGTGACCATCATATTAGCAAGGATATTCTTAAAAGAGAGAATAGTTTTAAATCAAGCTTTTGGAATAGTTGGAATCATAGCAGGACTAATTCTAATTTCTCTATAA
- a CDS encoding class I SAM-dependent methyltransferase, whose product MKAINTAMGVAYVRATGMLYPKEKRLFEDPFSEKLLSPFYKFFIFLQHSSKINDAIVKLKEMGWFFCRFRYIDDVLKNSIAKKDLESVVNLGAGMDCRAYYVPGIENIRYFEVDYPSIIKKKKEKIKKILGKLPDHVVYVPVDFEKQSLDTELKKAGYNLISKTLFISEGVTQYILKEANDSILKYVAQAAPGSKIVFTYILKSFIEGKNLRGATEKSMYKWLVKGFKMFIYGLDPAEMRDYLSKYNLSLIEDIGREEVQERYMKLVDLDLKVFEIERIALARVVKTD is encoded by the coding sequence ATGAAAGCAATCAATACAGCTATGGGTGTTGCTTATGTAAGAGCTACAGGAATGTTGTATCCGAAAGAAAAACGACTTTTTGAAGATCCATTTTCTGAAAAATTATTGTCGCCTTTTTACAAATTTTTTATATTTCTCCAGCATTCATCTAAAATAAATGATGCCATTGTAAAATTGAAAGAAATGGGTTGGTTTTTTTGCCGCTTTCGTTATATAGATGACGTATTAAAAAATAGTATTGCAAAAAAGGATCTTGAATCAGTTGTCAACCTTGGTGCTGGAATGGACTGCCGGGCTTATTATGTTCCCGGTATAGAAAATATACGTTACTTTGAAGTGGATTATCCATCTATAATAAAAAAGAAAAAAGAAAAAATAAAGAAAATATTAGGAAAACTTCCAGATCACGTTGTTTATGTTCCTGTTGATTTTGAGAAGCAAAGTCTTGATACTGAATTAAAAAAAGCAGGATACAATTTAATCTCTAAAACGCTTTTTATCTCGGAAGGAGTTACGCAATATATTTTAAAAGAAGCCAATGATAGTATATTAAAATATGTAGCACAGGCTGCTCCTGGCAGTAAAATTGTCTTTACCTATATTCTAAAAAGTTTCATTGAGGGTAAAAACCTCAGGGGGGCTACAGAAAAGAGCATGTATAAATGGCTGGTTAAAGGATTTAAGATGTTTATTTATGGCCTGGACCCAGCTGAAATGCGCGATTATCTTTCAAAATATAATCTTTCTCTTATTGAAGATATTGGAAGAGAGGAGGTTCAGGAACGTTATATGAAATTAGTAGACCTTGATTTAAAAGTATTTGAAATTGAAAGGATTGCTCTTGCTAGGGTTGTGAAAACGGATTAG